Proteins encoded in a region of the Halococcus saccharolyticus DSM 5350 genome:
- a CDS encoding cbb3-type cytochrome c oxidase subunit I, translated as MAGPPTGRAVDDREKLRGALRWVTTVDHEDIGLLYLVFGTGAGLLGGLDAMLLRTGLLTPPADVWSPETYNELFTTHGLTMLFLFATPVAFGLANYVVPSLIGADDMAFPRVNATAFWLLPAAFVLMRAGIFADLLGVPGMNPPATGWTLYPPLSRRAPNVDLDLVLLGLHLSGVSTLLSAGNFVVTIVAERAEAVGWHRLDVFSWTVLATSGLVLFAFPVLGSAVVMLLLDRNLGTTFFAVEAGGPLLWQHLFWFFGHPEVYILVLPPMGLLSHIIPKFAGRELFGFQFVVYSTLAIGVLAFGVWAHHMFTTGIDPRIRASFMAVSLAIALPSAVKTFNWIATMWGGRVRLTAPMLFCVGAIGNFVVGGVTGVFLASIPVDLLYHGTYYVVGHFHFVLVGTVVFALFAASYYWFPLFTGRLFDPGLARAHFWLTAIGVVIAFLAMLVVGMGGLPRRMATYPAQFATVQQLATLGAYLIGLAQLLWLWNVLVSWHSGQIVETADVWDLKESGAFTREWQRFERRLERAGSHDGSAATSADDERA; from the coding sequence ATGGCAGGACCACCCACCGGACGAGCAGTCGACGACCGCGAGAAACTCCGCGGTGCGCTCAGGTGGGTCACCACCGTCGATCACGAGGACATCGGCCTGCTGTACCTCGTTTTCGGAACCGGAGCCGGTCTGCTCGGTGGACTCGACGCAATGTTGCTCAGAACTGGGCTCCTCACTCCCCCAGCCGACGTCTGGAGCCCCGAGACCTACAACGAGCTGTTCACGACCCACGGCCTGACGATGCTCTTTCTCTTCGCGACGCCGGTTGCGTTTGGGCTCGCGAACTACGTGGTGCCGTCGCTGATCGGCGCGGATGACATGGCGTTCCCGCGGGTGAACGCGACCGCGTTCTGGCTGCTCCCGGCGGCGTTCGTCCTCATGCGTGCCGGTATCTTTGCGGACTTGCTCGGCGTTCCCGGGATGAACCCTCCGGCGACCGGCTGGACACTCTATCCGCCGCTGTCGAGGCGCGCTCCGAACGTCGATCTCGACCTCGTGTTGCTCGGACTCCATCTGAGCGGCGTCAGCACGCTCCTGAGTGCTGGTAACTTCGTCGTGACGATCGTCGCCGAGCGCGCCGAAGCGGTCGGGTGGCATCGGTTGGACGTTTTCTCGTGGACGGTACTCGCCACGAGCGGACTCGTGCTGTTCGCGTTTCCGGTGCTCGGGAGCGCGGTCGTCATGCTCCTCCTCGATCGCAATCTCGGGACGACCTTCTTCGCGGTCGAAGCGGGCGGCCCGCTGCTCTGGCAGCACCTGTTCTGGTTCTTCGGCCATCCCGAAGTCTATATCCTCGTGCTGCCGCCGATGGGATTACTCAGCCATATCATCCCGAAGTTCGCGGGCCGCGAGCTGTTCGGTTTCCAGTTCGTGGTCTACTCGACGCTGGCGATCGGGGTGCTCGCCTTCGGCGTCTGGGCTCACCATATGTTCACGACCGGGATCGATCCCCGGATTCGGGCGAGCTTCATGGCGGTCTCGCTCGCGATCGCGCTGCCGAGCGCGGTCAAGACGTTCAACTGGATCGCCACGATGTGGGGCGGCAGGGTTCGGCTGACCGCACCGATGTTGTTCTGCGTCGGCGCGATCGGGAACTTCGTCGTCGGCGGCGTCACCGGCGTGTTCCTCGCTTCCATCCCGGTGGACCTGCTGTATCACGGCACGTACTACGTCGTCGGTCACTTTCACTTCGTGCTCGTCGGGACGGTGGTGTTCGCGCTGTTCGCGGCGTCGTACTACTGGTTCCCGCTCTTCACTGGGCGGCTGTTCGATCCCGGACTCGCTCGCGCACATTTCTGGCTGACGGCGATCGGGGTCGTGATCGCCTTCCTCGCCATGCTGGTCGTCGGGATGGGGGGGCTGCCGCGCCGGATGGCGACCTACCCCGCGCAGTTCGCCACCGTCCAACAGCTCGCCACCCTCGGGGCCTACCTGATCGGGCTCGCCCAACTGCTCTGGCTCTGGAACGTGCTGGTCTCGTGGCACTCTGGACAGATCGTCGAGACTGCTGACGTCTGGGATCTGAAGGAAAGCGGGGCGTTCACCCGGGAGTGGCAGCGGTTCGAGCGACGTCTGGAGCGGGCCGGTTCTCACGACGGTTCAGCGGCGACATCGGCGGACGACGAGCGTGCGTAG